DNA from Amorphoplanes friuliensis DSM 7358:
GCATGTTCACAGGATGGCAATCGATCGGTAGATCTAGATGCGTGGCCACCGCCACGGTCCCCCACCGTTCAGGAGTCCCCCTTGAAACGATCTCTCGCTGCCGTCGGCTCCGCCCTGCTCATGGGCGGCCTGCTGACGGGCGTCGGAGCGACCTCGGCAGCCGCCGCGCCCGACCCCCTGTCGCCGTCCGCGCACCGCGCCGCCCTCAAGGCGAGCGCCGCGGACGCCTTTGCCGTCAAGGCCACGGCCAAGGACGCCGACGGTACGACCCACGTGCGGTACACCCGCACGTACGAGGGCCTGCGGGTTCTCGGCGGTGACCTCGTCATGCACGGCACGAAGGACGGCGCGTTCCGCCAGGCCTCCGTCGGCCTCGCCGCGCCGCTGACGCTGAGCACCACACCCAAGCGGGCCGCCTCGACCGCGAGTGCCACGGCCAAGGCCCACTTCACCGGTACGGTCAGCGCGGTGGGCGCCCCCGAGCTCGTGGTCGACGCGACCAGCGGCACCGGCACGCTGGCCTACGAGACGGTGGTCGAGGGCTTCGGCGAGGACGGGCAGACCCCCTCCAAGCTGCACGTCGTGACCGACGCGACCACCGGTGCCGTGCTCAGCTCCTGGGACACCGTGGAGACGGCGACCGGCAGCGGCCGCAGCGTCTACTCCGGGACCGTGTCACTGACCACGACCCAGGTATCCACCACCAGCTTCAGCCTGAAGGACGCGTCGCACGGCAACGGCACCACCTGCGACATGAACAACCGGACCTCAGGCACCTGCACGCTCTTCACCGACGCCGACAACACGTGGGGCACCGGGGCGACCTCCAACCGGCAGTCGGCTGCGGTCGACGCGCACTACGGCGCCGCCAAGACCTACGACTACTACAACACCACGTTCGGCCGGAAGGGCATCTTCAACAACGGCACCGGTGTGCCGTCGCGGGTGCACTACGGCAGCGCGTACGTGAACGCGTTCTGGGACGGCTCCTCGATGACCTACGGCGACGGCAGCGGCAACGCCCGCCCGCTGGTCTCGCTGGACGTGGCCGGTCACGAGATGTCGCACGGTGTCACCGAGCGCACCGCCAACCTGACCTACTCCGGTGAGTCCGGCGGTCTCAACGAGGCCACCTCCGACATCTTCGGCACGATGGTCGAGTTCTACGCCGCGAACAGCAGCGACGCCGGCGACTACCTGATCGGCGAGAAGATCAACATCAACGGCAACGGCGCGCCGCTGCGGTACATGTACAACCCGACGCTGGACGGCAAGGGCATCGGCTGCTGGTCGACGAGCACGAAGAACGTCGACGTGCACTACTCCTCGGGTGTCGGCAACCACTTCTTCTTCAACCTGGCCGAGGGCACCGGCGCCACCGCGTACGGCACCTCGCCTGTCTGCAGCGGTGCCGGCGCGGTGACGGGCATCGGGCGCAGCAAGGCCGCGGCGATCTGGTACCGCGCGCTGAGCACCTACTTCACCTCGAGCACCAACTACAAGGCGGCCCGCGGTTACACCCTCTCGGCCGCGACCGACCTCTACGGCAAGTGCGGCACCGAGTACAAGGCGGTCCAGAAGGCGTGGACGGCGGTCAACGTGACCGGAACCGACGCCGCCTGCTGATCCCGGCGCTGATGCCCGGCGATGCCTCCGCATCGCCGGGCATTAGTTTGTCGCCATGAAGATCATGCGGCTGGTCGCCGCCCTCGCGGTGGTCGCCGGTGTGGTGCTGACCGCGTCCGGGCCGGCGACACTCACCGGCCTGCTGCCGTACTTCACGATCCAGAGCAACGTCGCGTACGGGATCTTCGCGGTCTGGTCCCTGTCGGGCCGGACGACCCCACCGGCCTGGAAGGGTGCGGTGACGCTCTACGTCGCGATCACCGGGCTGGTCTACCACCTGGTGCTCGACAACCCGGCGAGCGGCTTCGCGGCCGGCCCGGTCGAACGTGCCCTGCCCGAGGCGATCGGCAACCAGCTGCTGCACACGGTCGTGCCCCTGCTCGCCGTGCTCGACTGGATCCTCTTCGACGAGCGCGGCCGCTTCCGCTGGCGGTACGCGCTCTACTGGCTGGCCTTCCCGCTCGGCTACCTGGCGTTCGCGTTGATCCGCGGGCTGATCGTGCACAGGTACCCGTACCCGTTCATCGACGTCCGGGAGCTGGGCTACGACGGCGTCGCCATCAGCGCGACCGGCTTCGCCCTGGCGTTCTGGCTCCTCGGCCTGCTCTTCGTGGCGATCGACCGCGGCAGTGCACGACTGCGCCGGCGAGCTACTTGATGCCGGCCTCGCGGCACAGCGCGGCGAAGCGGCCGGAGCAGACGGCCTTCTTCTCCACGAAGCGGTCCTTGATGACGTCGTTGATGTCTTCGAGGAAGATCGCCTGCGGGTCCTCGAGGACCGACTGCACGTAGGCGCCGGACTCGGGGTCCTTGACCCTGTCCACCGTGGTCGGCGTCTCGCCCTTGAAGAGCTTGATGGCGAGGTCGGCGGCGGCGTCGGCTTCCTTCTTGATCGCCTTGTAGACCGTCATGCACTGGTCGCCGGCGAGGATGTTCTGCAGGCCCTGGACCGTGGCGTCCTGACCGGTGACCGGGACCTTGCCGTTCATGTTGTTCTTCTTGAGGACCTCGATCGCGGCGTTGGCCAGGCCGTCGTTCGCCGCCAGCACACCGTCGATCTTCCGGCCGGTCTGGTTCCACATCTCCTGGAAGACGACGCCGGCTTCCTTGTTGTTCCAGTCGGCGACCCACTGGTCCGGGCCCTTGAGGAAGGTGCCGTCGTCGTACTTCGGCTGGAGGACCGACTCGTAGCCGTCCTTGAACAGGGTGGCGTTGTTGTCGGTCGGCGACCCGTTGAGGTCGGCGATCAGCGGGCTCTTGGCGTTCTTCTCGGTGAGACAGCGTGTCAGGCCCTTGCCCTGCTGCTCGCCGACGGCGACGTTGTCGAAGCTGACGTAGTAGTCGGCGCCGCCGTTGAGCGTCAGCCGGTCGTAGTCGATCGTCTTGATGCCGGCGGCCTTCGCCTTGTTGAGCACGGCCTTGCCGGTGCCCGAGTCGAGGTTGACGGTGATCAGGACCTTGACGCCGCCGTTGATCATGCCGTCGGCGATCGACGCGAACTTCGCCTTGTCGCCCTGCGCGTTCTGGATGTCGACGGGCACGTCCGCCGCGTCGAAGGCCGCCTTCAGCAGCTTGGGGTCGTCGGTCCCCCAGCGCTGCGAGGTGGTGGTGTCGGGGAGGATCACGCCGACCTTGCCGCCGCCACCCCCGCGGTTACCGCTTCCGCCGGAGGTGCCTCCGTCGCCGTCGTCGTCGGTGCACGCGGCCGTGCCACCGAGCGCGATCAGACCGACCGCAACCAGAGCGAACATCTTCGTACGCATCGCGACTTCCTCCCGGGCAGAGGGCGGCAAGGTTACCAGGCATTGGCCCTGCGTAACCCGTTGATCGCAAGTGCGACTGAATGGATATGGATCACTACACAAGGTCACCGGCGACGAGGATCCGGCGGTCGGTTTTAACCGCATACATCGCCATGTCGGCCTCGTGCAGCAGGCTGTCGGGATCTTGCAGACCCTGGCGGCCGGTGGCACTGCCGACGCTCGCACTGAGGCCGACGTCGACCGCGCCGATGCGGACGGTCCCGCTCAGTGCGGCGGACAGCCCGTCGGCCACCTCCTTCCGGCGGTCCACGGGCAGACCCTCCATCAGTACGGCGAACTCGTCACCGCCCAGCCGCCCGACCGTGTCGCCGTCGCGGACCTCCGCGCGCAGCCGCCGGCCCACCTCGATGAGCAACTGGTCGCCGGTCGCGTGGCCGAACGCGTCGTTGACCGGCTTGAAGTCGTCCAGGTCGACCAGGAAGACGGTCACCGGACCGGCCGCCAGGGCGTCGTGCAGCCGCTGCATGAACCGCCCGCGGTTGGCCAGGCCGGTGAGCGCGTCGTGGTAGGCCAGCCGGGACAACTCGGTGGTGAGCTTGTCGCGCTCGTCGAGCAGCTCGGTGATGGCCCGGAAGTCGCTCACCTGCCGGCCGATGACCAGCACGGTGGTCACCACCGCCCCGAGGCCGACGACCCAGGCCCGCGTGTCCAGCCCTTCGACCGCGAGCAGCAGCGCGGTCAGCAGCCACACGGCGACCATCGCGGCGTACGGGAGGATGCTGTAACGCCGCCGCGGTCCGGCCGTGACGTCCTGGCGGGCATGGCGGGCGCCGCGTTCCTGGGACCGGGCGGCGACGGCCAGGAGCGTGCTGGCCAGCACGTTGGCGCAGAGCAGCCACGGCATGAACCGCGGATCCTGGTAGATCGAGCCGGGCACCGCCTGGAGGACGACCTGCATCACCGCGGCCGTGCCACCGGTGAGCGCGGTGAGCCGGGTGAACGGTGTGCGGCCGCTCAGGATCAGCCGCACGACGGCGAAGGTCGCCACGAGGAACATCCCGGGCAGCACGAGGATCGCGGTGACGAGCCCGAAGAACCAGCCGCCTCCCCGGTCGCCGGCCGGCACCTCGAAGAGCCACAGACCGAAGGTGGTCGCGGCGGCCAGGACAGTCGCGACGTCGAGCCGCAGCCGGGACCGGGCGTTGTCCTCCATCGTGCCCAGCGGGAAGCGCAGCAGACCGGTGACCAGCACCGTGACGCCGACCGCCAGGGCACCGAACTGGAACGACGTCCCGACCACCGCCGACGGGCCCGCCGGGTGGCGGGCCACCTCGACCAGCTGCCCGGCGTCGCCGACCAGGAAGGCCGCACCGGCGATGGCGAACAGCGACCACAGGTGGCGCCCGCTGGGCCGCGACCGGGCGGCCACCCGCCACGAGGTGACCGCAAAACAGGCATGCACGGCCGCCATGAGCAGCCAGAACGTCGCGACCTGGGCCACTGTGGTGGCCCGCTGCAGCGCGAAGCCGACCGCCGTGATCAGCGCCAGCACGGCCAGGACCACGAGCAGCGGATCCACGCGCAGACCTCGGCGCGCGTCCGGCCGGTGCATGGCCACCTCGTTCGTTGTCGGGCACCCGTCGGTCGACGGGACGGCTGAACGGTGTGATCGGCGGCCGGCCCGGCGACCTGAGGCGTTCAGCCGATCCGGTGGTCGAGGATCCAGGCCTGGGGATTGCCCTTGCGATAGAGCAGCCGCATGACCAGCGGTGTCATGGCGTCCCGGAGCACCGCGCCGACCGGACCGGCGGCCTTGGTGCTGCCGCTGCGCTTCCCGTACGCGACGACCTTCTCGACCCGTCCCCGCCGCAGCCCTTCGTACTCGGCGAGCGCCGCCCCGACGTCGGACCGGGCTTCCAGGCAACGGCCCAGGACAACGGCGTCCTCGATGGCCATCGACGCACCCTGGCCCGAGGACGGCGAGACGGCGTGCGCGGCATCACCGATCAGCACCGTCCGGTCGTCACGCCAGACCGGCACCCGCGGCAGGTCCCAGGTGTTCCACGGCCCGACGATCTCGTCGCTGGCCTCGATGATCGCCGCCGCCGGCATCCCGTCGCCGGCGACCAGCTCGAGCAGGCGCGCCTTCCAGGTGGCGGGCGTCCACGCGGCCGGGTCCACGGGCTGTTTGCTCGGCGGGTTGGCGAACCACCACACCGAGCCGTCCGGCGCCGTGGCCCAGCCGAAGAACGCCTTCCGCCCGAACGCCATCTGCATGACACCGGGTTCGGGTGCGAGCGCCGGAGCGACCGGACCGGCCGTGAAGCCGCCGGCGTTGAGCAGTCCTAGGTAGCGCGGTGCCGGTGCGGCCGGGTCCAGGGCCGTCCGTGTCCGCGAGTGGAGACCGTCCGCGCCGACCAGCAGATCGGCGTTGACGGCGCTGCCGTCCTCGAAGTGGGCGGTCACACCGCCGTCCCGCCGCGTCCGGCCGGTGAGGCGTTTGCCGTACGCGATCGTGATGCCGCGGCGCACGGCCTCGGCGCGCAGGGCCAGGTAGAGGTCCGCACGCCGGATCGTGGTGGTCGTGGTGCCCAGCGGCAGCTCGGCCAGCGGTTTCCCGGCCGCGGTCAGCAGCGCCATGGCCGGGGTGGCGAACCCGGCGGAGAAGACCTGCCGCGGGTCGAGGCCGAGCGCCTCGAGAGCGGACAGGCCGTTCTCGGCGACCGTGACGAACGCGCCGCGCTCGTCGGCTCCGCGGTCGTGGGCCTCGTGGATCAGTGGTGTGAACCCGGCCCGGTGCAGGGCCAGGGCGACGACGGTGCCGGCGATGCCACCACCGGCGACGACTGCTGTCTTAGTCATAGAATGACTATGCATGCCATGACTATGGCTGGCAACCCCGGGGAAACCCCTAGGCTGTGGACCATGACGTCTGCGCTGCCTCGCCGGTCGACCCTGGCGATGGTGCTGCTGGCTCTGCTGGCCGAGGCGCCCATGCACCCGTACCGGATGCAGCAGATGATCAAGGAGCGCGGGCAGGACCAACTGGTCAACGTCGCCCAGCGCAACAGCGTCTATCAGGCGCTCGACCGGCTGGTCCGCGACGGTCTGGCCCGGCCCGGCGGCACCGCGCGGGAGGCCGGGCGCCCCGAACGCACGGTCTACGAGATCACCGAGGCCGGCGGCGCCACCCTGCGGCGCTGGCTGACCGAGATGCTGCCCACGCCGGCCCGCGAGTTCCCGGAATTCCCGGCCGCGCTGGCGTTCCTTCCGATCCTGGACCCGGCTGAAGTCCGCACCCTGCTCGAACGCCGCGCCACGACACTGCGGGAAAAGCTGGCGCAGATCGACGCCCAGGCGCCACCCGGGCTGCCGCGGCTCTTCCTGATCGAGGACGAGTACCGCTCGGCGATGCTGCGCGCGGAGCTGACCTGGCTCGACGCGCTCGTCGACGACCTCGCCTCGGGCCGCCTGAGCTGGGACGAGAACCTGATCGTGGAGACGCTCGCGGAGTTCGGCTAGAGGTCCTTGATCAGCGACTCGGCTGCTGCGTACGGGTCGAGCCCGCCGGCGGCCACACGCGCGGCGAGGTCGCTCAGCGCCGTACCCTCGCGCAATGAGCCCAGGCGGGCACGGAGCGTGCCGAGCGCGATGGCCTCGACCTCCGCGGCGGCCCGCGCCTCCCGCCGGGCTTGGAGCCGGCCGGACGACTCCAGCCACGCCCGGTGTTTTTCGATGGCGGCGACAACGTCGTCGACACCTTCACCCTTGACCGCCACGGCCCGCACGACCTGCGGCCGCCACTCGCCCGGACTGCGCTCGCCGAGCGAGAGCATGCCCTGGATGTCGCGGTAGGTCGCATCGGCGCCCGGCCGGTCGGCCTTGTTGACCACAAAAACGTCGGCGATCTCGAGGATGCCCGCCTTGACCGCCTGGATCGCGTCGCCCATCCCGGGCGCGAGCAGCACCAGCGTGGTGTCGGCCAGCGAGGCGATCTCCACCTCGGCCTGGCCCACACCGACCGTCTCGACGAGCACCACGTCACAGCCCGCGCCTTCGAGCACGCGCACGGCCTGCGGGGTCGCCGCGGCGAGACCACCGAGCTGACCGCGGCTCGACATCGACCGGATGTAGACGCCGGGGTCGGTGGTGTGGTCCTGCATCCGGATCCGGTCACCCAGGATCGCGCCCCCGGTGAACGGGCTCGACGGGTCGACCGCGAGCACACCGACGCGGTGCCCGGCCTTGCGCAACGCGCGGACCAGCTCGTTCGTGGTCGTGGACTTGCCCACCCCAGGAGATCCGGTCAGGCCCACCACCTGAGCCCGGCCCGCGTACGGGGCCAGCGCCGCGGCGACCTCGGCGAGCTTCGGGTCGCCGTTCTCGACCAGGGTGATCAGGCGCGCGACCGACCGGGGATCGCCCTCCCGCGCACGGGCCACCAGCGTCGGAACGTCCCGGGTCCTCACCCTCGCATCCTGCCTCACGATCAAGCGGTGGGCACCTTGATGAGCAGCGCGTCGCCCTGCCCGCCGCCACCACAGAGAGCGGCCGCACCGAGCCCGCCACCGCGCCGCTTGAGCTCCAGCGCCAGCGTGAGCACCAGGCGGGCGCCCGACATGCCGATCGGGTGGCCGAGGGCGATCGCGCCGCCGTTGACGTTGACGATCTCCTCGCTCACCTTGAGCTCGCGCA
Protein-coding regions in this window:
- a CDS encoding GGDEF domain-containing protein, yielding MDPLLVVLAVLALITAVGFALQRATTVAQVATFWLLMAAVHACFAVTSWRVAARSRPSGRHLWSLFAIAGAAFLVGDAGQLVEVARHPAGPSAVVGTSFQFGALAVGVTVLVTGLLRFPLGTMEDNARSRLRLDVATVLAAATTFGLWLFEVPAGDRGGGWFFGLVTAILVLPGMFLVATFAVVRLILSGRTPFTRLTALTGGTAAVMQVVLQAVPGSIYQDPRFMPWLLCANVLASTLLAVAARSQERGARHARQDVTAGPRRRYSILPYAAMVAVWLLTALLLAVEGLDTRAWVVGLGAVVTTVLVIGRQVSDFRAITELLDERDKLTTELSRLAYHDALTGLANRGRFMQRLHDALAAGPVTVFLVDLDDFKPVNDAFGHATGDQLLIEVGRRLRAEVRDGDTVGRLGGDEFAVLMEGLPVDRRKEVADGLSAALSGTVRIGAVDVGLSASVGSATGRQGLQDPDSLLHEADMAMYAVKTDRRILVAGDLV
- a CDS encoding M4 family metallopeptidase is translated as MKRSLAAVGSALLMGGLLTGVGATSAAAAPDPLSPSAHRAALKASAADAFAVKATAKDADGTTHVRYTRTYEGLRVLGGDLVMHGTKDGAFRQASVGLAAPLTLSTTPKRAASTASATAKAHFTGTVSAVGAPELVVDATSGTGTLAYETVVEGFGEDGQTPSKLHVVTDATTGAVLSSWDTVETATGSGRSVYSGTVSLTTTQVSTTSFSLKDASHGNGTTCDMNNRTSGTCTLFTDADNTWGTGATSNRQSAAVDAHYGAAKTYDYYNTTFGRKGIFNNGTGVPSRVHYGSAYVNAFWDGSSMTYGDGSGNARPLVSLDVAGHEMSHGVTERTANLTYSGESGGLNEATSDIFGTMVEFYAANSSDAGDYLIGEKININGNGAPLRYMYNPTLDGKGIGCWSTSTKNVDVHYSSGVGNHFFFNLAEGTGATAYGTSPVCSGAGAVTGIGRSKAAAIWYRALSTYFTSSTNYKAARGYTLSAATDLYGKCGTEYKAVQKAWTAVNVTGTDAAC
- a CDS encoding PadR family transcriptional regulator, which codes for MTSALPRRSTLAMVLLALLAEAPMHPYRMQQMIKERGQDQLVNVAQRNSVYQALDRLVRDGLARPGGTAREAGRPERTVYEITEAGGATLRRWLTEMLPTPAREFPEFPAALAFLPILDPAEVRTLLERRATTLREKLAQIDAQAPPGLPRLFLIEDEYRSAMLRAELTWLDALVDDLASGRLSWDENLIVETLAEFG
- a CDS encoding FAD-dependent oxidoreductase is translated as MTKTAVVAGGGIAGTVVALALHRAGFTPLIHEAHDRGADERGAFVTVAENGLSALEALGLDPRQVFSAGFATPAMALLTAAGKPLAELPLGTTTTTIRRADLYLALRAEAVRRGITIAYGKRLTGRTRRDGGVTAHFEDGSAVNADLLVGADGLHSRTRTALDPAAPAPRYLGLLNAGGFTAGPVAPALAPEPGVMQMAFGRKAFFGWATAPDGSVWWFANPPSKQPVDPAAWTPATWKARLLELVAGDGMPAAAIIEASDEIVGPWNTWDLPRVPVWRDDRTVLIGDAAHAVSPSSGQGASMAIEDAVVLGRCLEARSDVGAALAEYEGLRRGRVEKVVAYGKRSGSTKAAGPVGAVLRDAMTPLVMRLLYRKGNPQAWILDHRIG
- a CDS encoding Pr6Pr family membrane protein yields the protein MKIMRLVAALAVVAGVVLTASGPATLTGLLPYFTIQSNVAYGIFAVWSLSGRTTPPAWKGAVTLYVAITGLVYHLVLDNPASGFAAGPVERALPEAIGNQLLHTVVPLLAVLDWILFDERGRFRWRYALYWLAFPLGYLAFALIRGLIVHRYPYPFIDVRELGYDGVAISATGFALAFWLLGLLFVAIDRGSARLRRRAT
- a CDS encoding sugar ABC transporter substrate-binding protein, with protein sequence MRTKMFALVAVGLIALGGTAACTDDDGDGGTSGGSGNRGGGGGKVGVILPDTTTSQRWGTDDPKLLKAAFDAADVPVDIQNAQGDKAKFASIADGMINGGVKVLITVNLDSGTGKAVLNKAKAAGIKTIDYDRLTLNGGADYYVSFDNVAVGEQQGKGLTRCLTEKNAKSPLIADLNGSPTDNNATLFKDGYESVLQPKYDDGTFLKGPDQWVADWNNKEAGVVFQEMWNQTGRKIDGVLAANDGLANAAIEVLKKNNMNGKVPVTGQDATVQGLQNILAGDQCMTVYKAIKKEADAAADLAIKLFKGETPTTVDRVKDPESGAYVQSVLEDPQAIFLEDINDVIKDRFVEKKAVCSGRFAALCREAGIK
- the meaB gene encoding methylmalonyl Co-A mutase-associated GTPase MeaB; the encoded protein is MRTRDVPTLVARAREGDPRSVARLITLVENGDPKLAEVAAALAPYAGRAQVVGLTGSPGVGKSTTTNELVRALRKAGHRVGVLAVDPSSPFTGGAILGDRIRMQDHTTDPGVYIRSMSSRGQLGGLAAATPQAVRVLEGAGCDVVLVETVGVGQAEVEIASLADTTLVLLAPGMGDAIQAVKAGILEIADVFVVNKADRPGADATYRDIQGMLSLGERSPGEWRPQVVRAVAVKGEGVDDVVAAIEKHRAWLESSGRLQARREARAAAEVEAIALGTLRARLGSLREGTALSDLAARVAAGGLDPYAAAESLIKDL